Proteins from a genomic interval of Desulfurobacterium sp. TC5-1:
- the tsaD gene encoding tRNA (adenosine(37)-N6)-threonylcarbamoyltransferase complex transferase subunit TsaD has product MKVVGIDTSCDDTAVAVYDAEENRILSNVVSSQYEAHRVYGGVVPEIAAREHLKNIDIIFNEALERAGIGVADIDLVAVTYTPGLLPALLVGLTFGKGVAFAEYIPFKGVHHIEAHMFSPFIEKEPEFPFLSLVVSGGHTMISLVRSLGNYKLLGKTLDDAIGEAFDKVAKMLGLGYPGGPVIDKIFQNYRESYLVLPRPQARGVNMSFSGLKTAVRRLIEGGYSKEMIAASFQKTAIDYVIGKLRKAVRETGIRRISVSGGVSANSYLRKRLKELEYSERVKVFLPEMQFTSDNGAMIAYVGYLRFRKAEGIGDPFTLNAYPSLPITGV; this is encoded by the coding sequence ATGAAAGTGGTGGGAATAGATACATCGTGTGATGATACGGCTGTTGCTGTTTATGATGCTGAAGAAAACAGAATCCTGTCGAATGTTGTTTCATCTCAGTATGAAGCTCACAGGGTTTACGGTGGCGTTGTTCCTGAAATTGCCGCCAGGGAACATCTTAAAAACATAGACATTATTTTTAACGAAGCTCTTGAGAGAGCAGGAATAGGTGTTGCAGATATAGATCTTGTTGCTGTAACTTATACCCCTGGACTTTTACCCGCTCTACTTGTTGGCTTGACGTTTGGAAAAGGTGTAGCCTTCGCGGAGTATATTCCTTTTAAAGGTGTTCATCACATAGAGGCACACATGTTTTCACCTTTTATAGAGAAAGAGCCTGAATTTCCATTTTTGTCTCTTGTTGTAAGTGGTGGACATACAATGATTTCTCTCGTTCGTTCCCTTGGGAACTATAAACTTTTAGGGAAAACGCTTGATGATGCTATTGGAGAGGCCTTTGACAAGGTTGCAAAGATGCTTGGATTAGGATATCCAGGAGGACCTGTTATAGATAAGATTTTTCAGAATTACAGGGAAAGTTATCTTGTCCTTCCCAGGCCTCAGGCACGGGGCGTTAATATGAGTTTTAGCGGTTTAAAGACGGCTGTAAGGCGGTTGATAGAGGGGGGGTATTCAAAGGAGATGATAGCTGCTTCTTTTCAGAAGACTGCTATAGATTACGTCATTGGAAAGTTGAGAAAGGCGGTTAGAGAGACAGGAATAAGAAGGATATCCGTTTCAGGAGGTGTTTCTGCAAACAGTTATTTAAGAAAAAGGTTAAAAGAGCTTGAATATAGCGAGAGAGTTAAAGTTTTTTTGCCGGAAATGCAGTTTACTTCGGATAACGGTGCGATGATAGCGTATGTTGGATACTTGAGATTTAGGAAAGCAGAAGGTATAGGGGATCCTTTTACGCTTAACGCCTATCCATCTCTTCCAATAACAGGGGTTTGA
- a CDS encoding polyphosphate kinase 2 family protein: protein MFERYIVTPDRPFDLNGIDSGFTEGFKSKKEVEEEFQKLKKRLCELQDVLYAEGKRKILIVLQGMDTAGKDGTIKHVFKEVHLQGIKVVSFKKPTEEELSHDFLWRVHKHTPGKGEIVIFNRSHYEDVLIVRIHHLVPEKLWMKRYEHIRNFEKMLFDEGTTILKFYLHISKEEQKKRLLERLNNPKKRWKLHAEDVKERRHWDEYIKAYNDAIFETSTIYAPWFIIPSDKKWFRNYLVARIIVKKLESLNMKYPEPEKGIKNLKIE, encoded by the coding sequence ATGTTTGAGCGGTACATCGTAACACCGGACAGGCCTTTTGATTTAAATGGTATTGATTCAGGTTTTACAGAAGGTTTTAAGAGTAAAAAAGAAGTTGAAGAAGAGTTTCAGAAACTAAAAAAAAGGCTCTGTGAGCTTCAGGATGTTCTCTATGCGGAAGGGAAGCGAAAGATTTTGATTGTTTTGCAGGGCATGGATACCGCTGGTAAGGACGGGACGATAAAGCATGTTTTTAAAGAGGTTCACCTTCAGGGAATAAAGGTCGTAAGCTTTAAGAAACCTACTGAAGAAGAGCTTTCTCACGATTTCCTCTGGCGCGTTCATAAGCACACTCCAGGGAAGGGTGAAATTGTAATATTTAACCGAAGCCACTATGAAGATGTTTTGATTGTGAGGATTCATCACCTTGTTCCTGAAAAGCTTTGGATGAAGCGGTATGAGCATATAAGAAATTTTGAAAAGATGCTGTTTGATGAAGGAACAACGATTTTAAAGTTTTACCTTCACATAAGCAAAGAAGAGCAGAAAAAGAGGTTACTTGAGAGGCTTAATAACCCTAAAAAGAGATGGAAACTTCACGCTGAAGATGTGAAAGAGAGGAGGCACTGGGATGAGTACATTAAGGCTTACAATGATGCCATTTTTGAGACGAGTACTATATACGCGCCGTGGTTTATTATTCCTTCGGACAAAAAGTGGTTTAGGAACTACCTTGTTGCCAGGATAATAGTTAAAAAGCTTGAATCCCTCAACATGAAGTATCCAGAACCAGAAAAGGGTATAAAAAACCTTAAAATAGAATAA
- a CDS encoding DUF1439 domain-containing protein, with product MKKFALFIIFSFFSLFSCIPGMPKLGYTIKVTPEKIETQLRKSFPITRETDSFVVRLEEPMVNIENGKIYTGITVKVKMPPFLSISGSAYISGNVKYEPATGKIYLVEPSIEELSINGKMVISNKMPALKNIIKDVIQSTFRKIPIYRVNLRYRKQVKSIEISGNALLIKIGL from the coding sequence GTGAAAAAGTTTGCTTTATTTATTATTTTTAGCTTCTTTTCTCTATTTTCATGTATCCCGGGAATGCCAAAACTTGGTTACACGATTAAAGTTACTCCAGAAAAAATAGAGACTCAGCTCAGAAAGAGCTTTCCTATAACAAGGGAAACCGATTCTTTCGTTGTTAGACTGGAAGAACCAATGGTAAACATAGAAAACGGAAAAATTTATACCGGCATAACCGTTAAGGTAAAAATGCCTCCATTTTTATCTATATCCGGTAGTGCTTACATATCTGGTAATGTAAAGTACGAACCTGCAACAGGAAAAATTTATCTGGTAGAACCATCAATAGAAGAACTTTCAATAAACGGCAAAATGGTAATATCAAATAAAATGCCGGCCCTAAAAAATATTATAAAGGATGTTATCCAATCTACTTTTAGAAAGATACCCATATACAGGGTTAATCTCAGGTACAGAAAGCAGGTCAAATCCATTGAAATATCGGGGAATGCCTTGCTTATAAAAATAGGGCTCTAA
- a CDS encoding UvrD-helicase domain-containing protein, which yields MKNTFLTGMVCKMLSKDKIEALSAKGDTIVEANAGTGKTRLIVEKVISLIEAGYKVDEIVLITFTEAAAGELKERVKNRIYEEVKKGKKQFKQAILFLPSAPISTIHAFCYDILKRFGFRYGYFDIDCEMLTEIEAENLLEESIFSIIVETDPEFLRKIIKRISSDYIAGLNTLINFIKETIKHRTRYAVFQENFSAESMFKRVEKLFFKLQTGDFPITKEISQKYKIEKNLVEDVLSILIRCYQAYEHIKKEKKKVGYNDLLELTYKMLVENDNAREEVASLFKYIIVDEFQDTDPFQWKILKLLKETTSPPTIFIVGDPKQSIYRFRSADVSIWNEASKYVKNRCFLTENFRSGKNLLLFFNDVFDSIYNKSEKKLGVELSFHPFEGNIQGGEILAVEFEKDEEFAEKALRLTIDRSRKKKIAVIGRSRSSLAVFEKILREKGIVFSVIGSNPFSTTGIEEVLHLLKWLKDREDLKSFFFFLSSRFCGLNHYEALSFIKDGTTGCGEKDIHIKELLNKVEEVRNQKDKELHAILINRLLEITGFIDMLSVLDRESYFSVLELIKEIANFEMENAVPFDSMVDFVEELKNSRNNNINISQEGESGYFLMTIHGSKGLQFDDVILLPWKRPPSNHTFRFTSTGFGIKLFYEKKGKITPKDEFEASPFFFMLKKVDEYLDELESKNLVYVSMTRAVERLILGIKLKKRNRQFPYGKNLDHLIPIVEKYKITGLPEPEKLPEEEPLFSVIPEREVKTVKVIYPSSNNTEILSAEETETKSAAPEGMSPAEYGTVVHLLCEAFIKKAPKEKAINFAISHLIKPPLSLKEKLEAIYDFLNEKFPQLQNGKAEVDVKHYADYTFYSGRIDILLETENGIEIWDIKTGFFKESLFQHYREQLYFYKKILEAAGKKVSSMKLLYVDEKRIIEVE from the coding sequence TTGAAAAACACCTTTCTTACAGGAATGGTATGTAAAATGCTGTCTAAAGACAAGATTGAAGCTCTCTCTGCTAAGGGTGACACAATAGTTGAAGCTAACGCCGGGACGGGGAAAACACGACTTATCGTTGAAAAAGTGATTTCTCTTATAGAGGCTGGATACAAGGTTGATGAGATAGTTCTTATAACATTTACAGAAGCTGCAGCAGGTGAACTTAAGGAAAGAGTAAAAAATAGAATCTACGAAGAGGTAAAAAAAGGAAAAAAGCAATTTAAACAGGCAATACTATTTCTGCCTTCTGCCCCAATAAGCACAATTCATGCTTTTTGTTACGACATCCTCAAACGTTTTGGATTCCGCTATGGTTACTTTGATATAGACTGTGAAATGTTGACAGAAATAGAAGCTGAAAATCTATTAGAAGAATCGATATTTTCTATAATAGTTGAAACAGATCCAGAGTTTTTAAGAAAAATTATAAAAAGGATATCCTCAGATTATATAGCCGGTCTTAACACACTAATAAATTTCATCAAAGAAACGATAAAACATAGAACTCGATATGCAGTTTTTCAGGAAAATTTCTCTGCAGAAAGCATGTTTAAAAGGGTAGAGAAACTTTTCTTTAAACTACAAACTGGGGACTTTCCAATAACGAAAGAGATATCCCAAAAATATAAGATTGAAAAAAATCTTGTTGAAGATGTCCTTTCTATCCTGATAAGATGCTATCAGGCATATGAACATATCAAGAAAGAGAAGAAAAAAGTCGGCTACAACGACCTTTTAGAGTTAACATACAAAATGCTTGTAGAAAATGATAACGCCAGAGAAGAAGTTGCCTCTCTTTTCAAGTACATAATCGTCGATGAATTTCAGGATACAGATCCCTTCCAGTGGAAAATTTTAAAACTTTTAAAGGAAACCACCTCGCCGCCAACCATCTTCATTGTTGGCGATCCAAAACAGTCAATATACCGTTTCCGTTCCGCCGATGTATCAATATGGAACGAAGCTTCAAAATATGTTAAAAATCGATGCTTTCTAACCGAAAACTTCCGTTCAGGGAAAAACCTGTTGCTGTTTTTCAACGATGTTTTTGACAGCATCTACAACAAAAGTGAGAAAAAATTGGGAGTAGAACTCTCTTTTCACCCTTTTGAAGGTAATATTCAGGGTGGTGAAATTTTAGCTGTAGAGTTTGAAAAAGACGAAGAGTTTGCAGAAAAGGCCTTAAGATTAACTATAGATCGCTCAAGGAAAAAGAAAATCGCTGTAATAGGAAGAAGTCGAAGCAGCCTTGCCGTTTTTGAAAAGATTTTAAGAGAGAAAGGTATAGTATTTTCCGTCATAGGCTCAAATCCCTTCTCAACAACAGGTATAGAAGAAGTTCTTCACCTTCTAAAATGGCTGAAAGACAGGGAAGACTTAAAATCTTTCTTCTTCTTCTTATCCTCAAGATTCTGTGGACTAAACCACTATGAGGCTCTATCCTTTATAAAAGACGGCACTACAGGCTGCGGAGAAAAGGACATACACATAAAAGAACTGCTCAACAAAGTGGAAGAAGTCAGAAATCAGAAGGATAAGGAACTGCACGCTATTTTAATAAACAGACTCCTTGAAATCACAGGTTTTATAGATATGCTTTCTGTTCTTGACAGAGAATCTTATTTTAGTGTTCTTGAACTCATCAAAGAGATAGCAAACTTTGAGATGGAAAATGCTGTTCCCTTCGATTCTATGGTTGATTTTGTAGAAGAGCTCAAAAATTCAAGGAATAACAATATTAATATTTCACAAGAAGGAGAAAGTGGTTACTTCTTAATGACAATACACGGTTCAAAAGGTCTCCAATTTGACGACGTTATTCTCCTTCCATGGAAAAGACCCCCTTCAAATCATACATTCCGCTTTACAAGTACCGGTTTTGGGATAAAACTCTTCTATGAAAAGAAGGGAAAAATTACCCCGAAAGACGAATTTGAAGCAAGCCCATTTTTCTTCATGCTAAAAAAAGTTGATGAATATCTTGACGAACTGGAGTCAAAAAACCTGGTCTATGTTTCAATGACGCGAGCTGTGGAGAGACTTATTTTAGGTATAAAGTTGAAAAAAAGGAACAGACAGTTTCCCTACGGGAAAAACCTTGACCATTTAATTCCTATCGTTGAAAAATATAAAATAACAGGACTGCCTGAGCCGGAAAAGCTGCCTGAAGAAGAGCCTCTATTTTCCGTAATCCCTGAAAGGGAAGTCAAAACGGTAAAAGTCATATATCCGAGTAGTAACAATACAGAGATCCTGTCCGCAGAAGAAACAGAAACAAAAAGCGCCGCACCTGAAGGCATGTCACCGGCCGAATACGGAACGGTCGTACACCTGCTGTGTGAAGCCTTCATAAAAAAAGCACCAAAAGAAAAAGCGATAAACTTTGCCATTTCACACCTCATAAAACCGCCGCTATCTTTAAAAGAAAAACTTGAAGCGATTTACGACTTCCTCAACGAAAAGTTCCCTCAACTACAAAACGGTAAAGCAGAAGTTGACGTTAAACACTACGCAGACTATACGTTCTATTCAGGAAGGATAGACATACTCTTAGAAACTGAAAACGGCATTGAAATCTGGGATATAAAAACCGGTTTCTTTAAAGAATCCCTCTTTCAGCACTACAGAGAACAGTTATATTTTTACAAAAAGATCCTCGAAGCGGCAGGAAAGAAAGTTTCTTCAATGAAGTTGCTCTACGTTGATGAAAAAAGAATAATTGAGGTTGAGTAG
- the recO gene encoding DNA repair protein RecO, translating into MPARQVAFQKNFPIIYTMMKTGGIVLRKEKLSDRLLHLSIYTEKMGKINALTKVELKNFPLSTESFSISQFTLKITGEKIEIIDAKLLKHNFPENLPRYKYLNAIAKYVINFTGGVPDKRIFNLISFYMNIKKNFLLALTMFLIKLTYFEGLFPVLDKCVICNSKNIKGFSIENGGVVCEKCIKNTSIPWNRKLTKEAQLLLKTSFYSVSSCKIGNIKRIKNTFEKHLSYRNGM; encoded by the coding sequence TTGCCCGCCAGACAGGTAGCTTTTCAGAAAAATTTCCCTATAATCTACACTATGATGAAAACTGGCGGTATTGTTCTTAGAAAAGAGAAACTGTCTGACAGGTTGCTTCACCTGTCAATTTACACAGAAAAAATGGGAAAAATCAATGCATTGACAAAAGTTGAACTTAAAAACTTTCCTTTGAGCACAGAATCTTTCTCAATATCTCAATTTACTCTAAAAATAACAGGGGAAAAAATAGAAATCATCGATGCAAAACTTTTAAAACACAACTTTCCAGAAAACCTGCCAAGATATAAATACCTGAATGCCATTGCAAAGTATGTTATCAACTTCACAGGAGGTGTCCCTGATAAAAGAATATTTAATCTTATAAGCTTCTACATGAATATAAAAAAGAACTTTCTGTTGGCTCTGACAATGTTTTTAATAAAACTCACATACTTTGAAGGACTTTTTCCAGTTCTTGACAAATGTGTAATCTGCAATTCTAAAAACATAAAGGGATTTTCAATAGAAAATGGTGGGGTCGTATGCGAAAAGTGCATCAAAAACACTTCTATTCCATGGAACAGAAAATTAACAAAAGAGGCACAACTTCTTTTAAAAACTTCATTTTATTCTGTTTCATCGTGTAAAATTGGTAATATAAAGAGGATAAAAAATACCTTTGAAAAACACCTTTCTTACAGGAATGGTATGTAA
- a CDS encoding EAL domain-containing protein, which translates to MEKGLFSVWEKLKKPVLILKNDGEIAYCNSALKSLFNKNQLKKAKHCYNLIFGSNHSCFEEKRLICPVKLLMKEHRDSCTVLRTIKVHDKDRDYLIECFRENGFIVEIFTEVTEIIKEFGREKIKSIKEFASSLIGEVAKSDRTFITLISISNFDEIVKIYGIETAIIISGRLESKIKKFLSMFGAESFAISDGNIVTVFKNGFAKEEIRKIEKKILNMLTDFEIEMLEDKIPISTILISVFLKKEEFSTVSDLISVLLLMKSRLSFTNEKKVALNSISGIEKIIIKKRQKLKLIVKSLHENKIDIFFQPIVNLLSGKLEHFEALMRVRDGGKIIPAGYFVNELYENNLSVECDLKVLDKLREYREILGKFRYPVYINVSHRALGSALYRNELRKTINLLAESNVKVNIEITEQVLFENFKILEMASREFNFLIAIDDFGSGYSSFKLVSELVKRGMVSAIKIDGSLVKNIAYDENLSRIVSLISFMAKVFRLKTIAEYVENREIVKILEELNIDNGQGYFFSKPVPIDKIEDIVNKFGGSCPPDR; encoded by the coding sequence ATGGAAAAAGGCCTTTTCTCTGTGTGGGAAAAATTAAAAAAGCCCGTATTAATACTAAAAAATGATGGAGAGATAGCCTACTGCAATTCTGCCCTAAAATCATTATTCAATAAGAACCAACTCAAAAAAGCAAAACACTGCTACAATCTGATATTTGGCTCAAATCATTCCTGCTTCGAGGAAAAAAGATTAATATGTCCTGTAAAACTTCTAATGAAAGAGCACAGAGATTCCTGTACGGTCCTCAGAACGATAAAAGTGCATGACAAAGATAGAGATTACCTCATAGAATGTTTCAGGGAAAATGGATTCATAGTTGAAATCTTCACAGAAGTTACTGAAATAATAAAAGAGTTCGGAAGAGAAAAAATAAAAAGCATAAAAGAATTCGCCTCCTCTTTAATTGGTGAAGTGGCAAAGAGTGATAGAACTTTTATTACCCTTATTTCAATATCTAATTTTGACGAAATAGTCAAAATATACGGTATAGAAACAGCTATCATTATATCAGGAAGGCTGGAATCAAAAATCAAAAAATTTCTCAGCATGTTTGGCGCCGAATCCTTTGCAATATCTGATGGCAACATAGTAACAGTATTCAAAAACGGCTTTGCCAAAGAAGAAATAAGAAAAATTGAAAAGAAAATTCTAAATATGCTTACCGATTTTGAGATAGAAATGCTGGAAGATAAAATCCCAATAAGCACAATATTGATTTCAGTATTTCTAAAGAAGGAAGAATTCAGCACCGTCTCTGATCTAATATCAGTTCTACTTCTTATGAAAAGCAGACTATCTTTCACAAACGAAAAGAAAGTTGCTCTTAATAGTATCAGCGGTATCGAAAAAATTATCATCAAAAAGCGCCAAAAACTCAAATTAATTGTAAAAAGTCTCCATGAAAATAAAATAGACATATTTTTCCAGCCAATAGTAAACCTGCTATCAGGAAAGCTTGAACATTTCGAAGCCCTTATGAGAGTGAGAGACGGAGGGAAAATTATTCCAGCGGGATACTTTGTAAATGAACTGTACGAAAACAATCTGAGCGTTGAATGTGATCTTAAAGTTCTTGATAAGCTCAGAGAATATAGAGAAATACTCGGAAAGTTTAGATACCCCGTTTACATAAATGTGTCTCACAGGGCTTTAGGTTCTGCACTCTACCGAAACGAATTACGGAAAACAATAAATCTTCTGGCTGAATCAAATGTAAAAGTAAATATCGAAATAACCGAGCAGGTTCTATTTGAAAATTTTAAAATTTTAGAAATGGCTTCCCGCGAATTTAATTTTCTGATTGCCATAGATGATTTCGGAAGTGGATATTCTTCGTTTAAACTTGTGTCTGAACTTGTCAAAAGAGGAATGGTTTCAGCTATAAAAATCGATGGCTCTCTCGTTAAAAACATAGCTTATGACGAAAATTTATCCAGAATTGTTTCCCTTATATCTTTCATGGCAAAAGTTTTTCGACTGAAAACCATTGCAGAATATGTGGAAAATAGAGAAATTGTTAAAATCTTAGAAGAATTAAACATAGATAACGGACAGGGTTACTTCTTTTCAAAACCTGTTCCCATAGATAAGATAGAGGATATAGTAAATAAATTCGGCGGAAGTTGCCCGCCAGACAGGTAG
- a CDS encoding alpha/beta hydrolase, whose amino-acid sequence MVYTVHGWSFDGNIWLNTPFSNGIHFELPGHGDSDFEITDIFELAKILGERMHKGSILVGWSIGASIATLIAAFFPGKIERLILYSPTPLFCGLSQPQVVCVRFLKRLRRDFEGTVNWFRKECGFKGDYPLPEREKAVAVLESYMKTDLRAILPDLSVKTEIVVGLKDEITKPEGAFSFFSLLPSSNLEIHPLKSHFLF is encoded by the coding sequence ATGGTTTATACCGTTCATGGATGGTCATTTGACGGGAACATCTGGTTAAATACACCTTTTTCGAACGGCATTCATTTCGAACTTCCAGGGCATGGAGATTCAGATTTTGAAATTACTGACATCTTTGAACTGGCTAAAATTTTAGGTGAACGGATGCATAAAGGTTCTATTTTGGTTGGATGGTCAATAGGTGCTTCCATTGCTACGCTGATAGCTGCCTTTTTTCCAGGAAAAATAGAAAGGTTAATTCTCTATTCACCAACTCCGTTATTTTGCGGTCTCTCTCAACCACAGGTTGTCTGTGTACGGTTTCTGAAACGTTTAAGAAGAGATTTCGAAGGTACTGTTAACTGGTTCAGAAAAGAGTGTGGTTTTAAGGGTGATTATCCGTTGCCTGAAAGGGAAAAAGCAGTCGCCGTGCTTGAAAGTTATATGAAGACAGATCTGAGGGCAATTCTTCCTGATTTATCTGTTAAAACGGAGATAGTTGTAGGTTTGAAAGATGAGATAACGAAACCTGAAGGTGCTTTTAGCTTTTTTTCTCTTCTTCCTTCATCTAATCTTGAAATTCATCCATTAAAATCTCACTTTCTCTTTTAA
- the mtaB gene encoding tRNA (N(6)-L-threonylcarbamoyladenosine(37)-C(2))-methylthiotransferase MtaB codes for MKKVAFYTLGCKMNFHETAFIEEAFRKAGYTIVSFNDVADIYVINTCTVTVSADAKSRKAIRKAKNRNPEATVVVTGCYSEVYPEAVARMKEVDIVTGNVEKFNLIGIVERGEKGVFVRGVWNVNKFQPLMNLDYGRKSRAFLKIQQGCESFCSYCIIPKARGRMLSERPEKVIDHVKMLTDAGYSEIVLTGTHLGAYGRELGDVTLADLLEKLVQIPGDFWIRLSSIEPQEFSDKLLEVLTGSDKVAPHFHIPLQSGSDRILEKMGRKYTTSYYGALIEKLVNLKRDVCIGTDVMVGFPGETEEDFQNMKKFIEDLPFGYLHVFSYSPREGTKAALMKNDVPPVEKKRRSKELIALSEEKSLQFRKSFVGKKLRAVSLNRSDKNVVLTGNYIQIEVDRRPSSKFVDVVLEDVGRKREDNIGVIA; via the coding sequence ATGAAAAAAGTTGCTTTTTACACGTTAGGTTGTAAGATGAACTTTCACGAAACCGCTTTTATAGAGGAAGCTTTCAGGAAAGCAGGCTATACGATTGTTTCCTTTAATGATGTTGCTGATATCTATGTGATAAATACCTGCACCGTTACCGTATCTGCCGATGCGAAGTCGAGGAAGGCTATTAGAAAGGCTAAGAATAGAAATCCTGAAGCAACGGTAGTCGTTACCGGTTGTTACAGTGAAGTTTATCCGGAAGCTGTTGCCAGGATGAAAGAGGTTGACATAGTTACGGGAAATGTTGAGAAATTTAACTTAATTGGCATAGTTGAAAGAGGTGAAAAGGGTGTTTTTGTAAGGGGTGTATGGAACGTTAATAAATTTCAACCATTAATGAACCTTGATTACGGTAGGAAAAGCCGTGCTTTTCTCAAGATTCAGCAGGGTTGTGAATCGTTCTGTTCTTACTGCATAATTCCTAAAGCCCGTGGAAGGATGCTCAGTGAAAGACCTGAAAAAGTCATTGATCACGTGAAGATGCTAACAGATGCTGGATATTCAGAGATAGTTTTGACAGGTACGCATCTTGGAGCTTACGGGAGAGAGCTTGGCGATGTAACGCTTGCTGATCTTCTCGAAAAGCTTGTCCAGATTCCCGGTGACTTCTGGATAAGGTTGAGTTCTATAGAACCTCAGGAATTTTCGGATAAGCTTTTGGAGGTTCTTACAGGTAGTGACAAGGTGGCTCCTCACTTTCACATTCCACTTCAGAGTGGAAGTGACAGGATTTTAGAGAAAATGGGTAGAAAGTACACGACTTCTTACTACGGAGCGTTGATTGAGAAGTTAGTTAATCTTAAAAGGGATGTCTGTATTGGAACGGATGTTATGGTCGGTTTTCCAGGTGAAACAGAAGAAGACTTTCAGAATATGAAGAAGTTTATAGAAGACCTGCCTTTTGGGTATCTTCACGTCTTTTCTTACTCGCCAAGGGAGGGAACGAAGGCAGCTCTTATGAAGAATGATGTTCCACCAGTTGAGAAAAAGAGGCGATCAAAGGAGCTTATAGCTTTAAGTGAAGAGAAAAGTTTGCAGTTTCGCAAAAGTTTTGTCGGAAAAAAGTTAAGGGCCGTTTCTCTAAACAGGTCTGATAAAAATGTTGTTCTTACGGGGAATTACATTCAGATAGAGGTTGACAGAAGACCATCTTCTAAGTTTGTTGATGTGGTGCTTGAAGATGTTGGAAGAAAAAGAGAGGATAACATTGGCGTTATTGCGTAA
- the rlmN gene encoding 23S rRNA (adenine(2503)-C(2))-methyltransferase RlmN has product MTDIKSLTFPELQEFVLSIEFKKYRASQIARWLYKKLATSFDEMTDISKEGRELLKEKAEIYNLKIVNKEVSKDGTIKYLFELKDGNRIETVFIPERDWNTICVSTQVGCPIGCKFCFTAKDGFTRNLTASEIVDQYISVQRDIGIENRISNVVFMGMGEPLLNFENVRKSIQILTDDRMVGLSTRKITVSTCGIIPGIRKMAKELPKVKLALSLHATDEKTRENLIPLNKKYSIKEIMKELRKYPADNVRRIMIEYLMLEGVNDSLKDAERLANLVRGIPVKINLIPFNPYPGSPFKTPPREKIEAFQKVLWNRGIATFIRDSRGQDISAACGMLRGKEKKVTQ; this is encoded by the coding sequence GTGACCGACATTAAATCCCTTACCTTCCCTGAACTTCAAGAGTTTGTCCTTTCAATTGAATTTAAAAAGTATAGAGCATCTCAAATAGCAAGGTGGCTTTACAAAAAGCTCGCAACCTCATTTGACGAAATGACTGATATATCAAAAGAAGGAAGAGAGCTACTAAAAGAAAAGGCAGAAATTTACAACCTTAAAATTGTCAACAAAGAAGTTTCAAAGGATGGAACGATAAAATACCTTTTTGAATTAAAAGACGGCAACCGCATTGAAACGGTTTTCATTCCTGAGAGAGACTGGAATACTATATGTGTATCCACACAGGTGGGCTGTCCAATAGGATGCAAGTTCTGCTTCACCGCAAAGGATGGTTTCACAAGGAATCTTACCGCTTCAGAAATTGTCGATCAGTATATTTCTGTTCAAAGAGATATCGGGATAGAAAACCGCATATCTAACGTGGTTTTCATGGGAATGGGGGAACCGCTGCTTAACTTTGAAAATGTGAGAAAGAGTATTCAAATACTCACAGACGACAGAATGGTTGGCCTTTCAACGAGAAAAATAACCGTTTCAACCTGCGGAATTATTCCGGGAATAAGAAAAATGGCAAAAGAGCTTCCAAAAGTTAAACTTGCCCTCTCCCTCCATGCAACAGACGAAAAGACAAGAGAAAACCTAATACCGTTGAACAAGAAGTATTCTATAAAAGAGATAATGAAAGAACTGAGGAAGTATCCTGCCGATAACGTTAGGAGAATAATGATCGAATACCTGATGCTTGAAGGTGTAAACGACTCTTTAAAAGATGCTGAAAGGCTTGCAAACCTTGTTAGAGGAATCCCCGTCAAGATAAACCTCATTCCTTTCAACCCGTACCCGGGCTCACCATTTAAAACACCACCAAGGGAAAAGATTGAAGCCTTTCAGAAAGTACTGTGGAACAGAGGAATCGCCACATTTATAAGAGATTCAAGAGGTCAGGATATATCAGCCGCATGCGGAATGTTAAGAGGAAAAGAAAAAAAGGTTACGCAATAA